The nucleotide window ctcccagtctgacaagggactcagccgagtgcggctggtactgctagggttgcaAAGCCCACCCTTccactttatccaccacagatgaagcttcattcaaggcaccggaggaagcagcagcgcctaccggaactgcgtcacaatcgctcgtcattcattcctatttctagcacgctctcttacttctctcacatctatcctcctattacccagagcttccttcactccatccatccacccaaaccttggccttcctcttcattctttagcagacagccattttccattctctcaacatggccaaaccacctcaacacattcatatccactctagctgctaactcatttcttacacccgttctcaccctcactacttcgttcctaaccctatctactcgagatacaccagccatgctccttagacacttcatctcaaacacattcaatttctgtctctctgtcactttcattccccacaactccgatccatacatatcagttggtacaatcactttctcatacagaactctttacattcatgcccaataccctcttttttactaccaccttaactgcccccaacactttgtatccttcattcactctctgatgtatatCTGTTTCCAATCCACCattcgctgcaacaacagaccccaaatacttaaactgatccacctcctcaagtaactctccattcaacatgacattcaatctcgcaccaccttcccttttcctacatctcataaccttactcttactcacattaactctcaacttccttctctcacacacccttccaaattctgtcactaatcggccaagcttctcttctgtgtctgcaaccagtacagtatcatccgcaaacaacaactgatttacctcccattcatggtcattctcgtctaccagtttcaatcctcgtccaagcacccgagcattcacctctctcaccactccatcaacatacaagttaagcaaccacggtgacattacacatccctgtctcagtcccactctcactggaaaccaatcgctcacttcatttcctatcctaacatatgctttactataTTTGTacaaaacttttcactgcttgcaacaaccttccaccaacttcatataaccccatcacattcctcattacttccctatcaactctatcatacactttctctagatccataaacacaacatacacatccttaccttttgctaaatatctctcgcagatctggctaactgtaaaaatctgattcatacaacccctacctcttcttaaaccctcctgtacttctaagattgcattctctgttttatacttaatcctattaatcagtactctaccataccctTTTCCAagtacacttaacaaactaataccccttgaaatacaacactcatgcacatctcctttacctttgtatagtggtaaaatacatgtacaaaccctatctactggtaccattgacaacacaaaacacattaaacaatctcaccaaccattcaagtacagtcacacccccttccttcaacatctcagctctcacaccatccataccagattcttttcctactctctttgcatctagtgctctcctcacttcctctcttgtaatctttctctcattctcatctcccatcaccgatacctcaacacctgcaacaacaattatatctggcTCCATATTATcctttaacattcagtaaactttcaaaatactccgcccacattttccttgcctcctctccttttaaccaccttccatttccatctttcactgtctcttcaattcttgaaccagccttccttactctcgtcacttctttccaaaacttcttcttattctcttcatatgaatgaaccaatccctgaccccacctcaggtcagctgcgctTCTTGCCTcgtttaccttgcgctttacttcctcatttttctctctatatctttcatatttctctacactattactctgcaaccattcttcaaaagccatctttttctctttcacttttaccttcactccttcattccaccatccacTACCCTTCCTCCTATTGCCTCCAAGAAACTTCTAGCCacacacatcatttgcaatcccaacaatattttcttttactaacttccactccacctctaaattaccagtttctcttactttcacttcatcatatgccattttttacttttcttgatatttactttttaccctcggttttattagctcttccgccctcactagctcccttttacatccacctactctattcccctattcttatgctacaactaattttccttccaccaaaaaatgatcagacataccgttaaccatacccctaaacatatgcatgtctttcaatcttccaaacattcttttagttatcaacacataatccattaacaccatttctaccactcttccatttgccactcttacccatgtatacttgtttatatCTTTCGTTTTGAAAAAGCTAGATCCCCATCTTTTGCTCAACTTACATATCtaacagtctctcaccactctaatttttacctggtatgccatacttgcCAATGAcagcttctacctctccagcgcctactctagcatttaaatcacccatgacaaatatatatttccttcaatccattccttctacacacctagttaattcattcctgaactcgttccgctcttcttcacttttctcacaacctggcccatacgcactgataaaagcccaacattccctacccaacctgacCCTTGCCCACATTAACCTGGATGATATagccttccattccactactttatctgtcatccattcacaaagcaataaagccacaccttctcttgctcttcccctttcaatcctagacactctaccagacatttcaccaaacatcacttcacctttcccttttatctctgtgtcacaaaaagccaatatatccatccttctattcctaaacatacttccaatctcacatcttttactcgctATCGTACCACAGCCACGCACATTCTAACACCCAAaatctagagtgcggggagcagtcactcttcccctagccccacctctttgatgtctcacaggattataatataggagagggggttcccagccccctcgtcccgtcccttttagttgtcTCTTACGACAAGCAGGAATACGTTGAAGCTATCTTAATcatttttatgcccccgcagccacaggggctATAATACTATTACACTTAattccaaaataagaaaaaatggctGTAGGTGGACGACATCAGGGAACTTTTGCATATGTACTTGGAAGTTCGTAATTTGTTAAGAAAGCCTGCTAATGATTATACCACACATGCCCAGTAACTCATAATCAGTCTCCGAAGAGTAGACAATGAACTTCACGTTTAAATCaatcgatacgtaagttattattcCCAAGCTCCCAATAACTATATGGAGACAAATCCCAAACTAACCAGCActcgttcatttcttatagcaaattcccgTTTCATTAAAAATTTGAGTATCAAATATTAACCATTATgtttaattgaaatattatccTTTTTACTCAAATGTATTCATTTATGAACTCAACAGAACCTATCCACTTAACAAAAAAGTTTGATAACCTTACAGTATttaaagcctcctggctagtacagtggtaacgtgtatgcctagcattcgcatagcagcagaacAATCCCCGCCCAGGactgagtttaatctgtttactggagaggccactgctgtggtaaggCACCACAGGGGGGCGAGGGGATTGGGGTTgcctggctgatgttctggtgagcatctattcctgtggaactggaactgaaaccagacacttttaacctttaacctttattgtACTACTCTATGTTACAGGAAAATGTCTGGAGCTATCATACTGTGCATAGCCCTTCTGGTAGGTGGAATAAATACGCCTGCGGTTCTTGCAGTTATCAACAACATCTTGTACCATTCGGTTGGAGAAGTCACGGAAGGAATCTCGGACACTTTTGCTCTTTATGATGGAGTTCCTAAAATTAGGTGAGTCGGAATGGGCTTTGAGGTCCTGCTTCCATGCGGGAGATTTagcctcttttattttttttttttttttttttttttggtaacgttATCTTCTCAGAAGATGCAGTAGCTGAATCTCTCTAACGTTTTACATCAACTTATTCTCTTCTTTATCAGGCATCTGATAAGATAACAGGGAGAGTAAGTTTTCAAAATACATGGTGTTCTTTAGCTGGTGATTATCAATGAGatgctttatttttttaataaaattgcgATGAAAAGTACCAAGTGACTTTTCAAATAAATACTATTCACTCAACGTACTTTGTTATGAGATGCATCTAGATTATCAACAATACTCTGGCTGAAATAATCTGACAGACCCTTCTTAGTACTTATTCTATTTACTAAGCTGccattattttatttaatacatcTCTATAATTCAAAAAAATGATTAGACGAAAATAAATGTCTTCATATGCTTCTCCAGTATAATCTATATAATCACCAGGCATAATGTTACGGAAGAAATCCTTTTTATTACTTGCCCTTGTATATTATTGCTTCAAACACTCTCACTTTTCTCGGCAGGTGTTTGGCCATTTGCTCAGAGAAGGAGTGCCCAATAGTGGCCTGGGGCGCAGGAAGTCGCGGCTCTGGGCACTGCCGTGTCCTTAGTGGAGCAGCCGTTTCCACGAACATTGCCATTACATTAAGTGCCACTGCAGGCACTCTGACCGTGTACGTTCCAATTAGCTCGACTCTCACCTTCGTCCAGAAACCCTACGCTTTGCTCCTTCACATCGCAGGTTCATATTCTTGGTCGCAGATGAGAATGAATTGCAGAAATAAGGGAATTGGGCTGTACACCCCGATGTCCAGTTCAATAATAGGAGACTTGTTTGGCACATATGGCAATTTCTGGACTGGTAAGCAACAGGTTTATCTTCTTTTCTATGCCGGCTCAGTGaattttccagaaatatttttGAGTTCAATAattattttgtcatttatttccACATTGGCTTAAGAATCCGGTTGAACTGCTAGTGGTTTaaagtattttcatatataataatttccctcaaatatttttataaatgtttctcaattttcttcaaatatatttcattgtAACCCAAAAAATTTCAAAGAGTAAACTATCAAGAAAATGCCAGATATTTTATTATATTGACGATAAATCCTTATAGTTTTATGTGACAGCTTTTCCTTTTGAAAATTTTCtgtgagatacagtatatatatatatatatatatatatatatataaatatatatatatatatatatatatatatatatatatatatatatatatatgtgtgtgtgtgtgtctatatatatatatatatatatatatatatatatatatatatatatatatatatatatacatatatatatatatatatatatatatatatatatatatatatatatatatatatatatatatatatatatataaatatatatatatatatatatatatatatatatatatatatatatatatatatatatatatatataggtagatagatagatagatagatagatagatctatatatatatatatatatatatatatatatatatatatatatatatatatacatatatatatatatatatatatatatatctatatatatatatatatatatatatatatatatatatatatatatatatatatatatatatatatatatatatataacggattttgagcgaagcgaaaaatctatttttgggtgagatagccatgacgtcctgatggaaggttcctttttggtagcttccttgggtatatgactactaggatattcccagagaattaaaccacaggttatcacagaattcttacttctggagcaagtatcctaaaggtttccctttaagacatcgtatatcaacaggggacgcatgtattaacacgccacatagctatctgcaccccatatagagttaacacttcgatatggaggggcggagaataactggggagccgttccacagttacactcgtccgtggctacttttggtactcgaaacgtaaacaaacgggcaccattgctaaatgacgtcacgtccgtcctcatcctgatgccagctgcttgctaatctccatgatacagcaggacagggcgggacctgaaaggctggactagaatagcagggagggtccatcaggacgtcatggctatctcacccaaaaatagatttttcgcttcgctcaaaatccgttttttgggctcaagccatgacgtcctgatggaagagtaccagagaatcaatctatcgtggtagatttccccttatagagtaagtgccaagggctttgaataaaggtaagcattgtgacctcgatagaggttccgtggggatgcagcttcctgcccccctggcagagaagtcccaacggtccataccaaagttcaaagtggtcatcgaagggctactcaccttgcggagagtacgtgaagaactcggagacaagacagaatggtcgatattcgtgtaggaacaatctcaacaatagataagtggtggttaggcactatatttcatggctagagaacagtctggtctcgaagatatggcgcaagtaagtattcaattaggaatattacacagcataggtgagtatataatacggatagaacctattattcttcttattttcaatgacgaggtgagagtaagagaaactggtaatttagaggaggagtggaagttagcaaaagaaaattttgttgggattgcaagtgatgtatgtggcaagaaggttgttggaggcagcatgaggaagggcagtgaatggtggaatgaaggagtgaaggtaaaagtggaagagaaaaagagggcttttgaagaatggctgcagagtaatagtatagagaagtatgaaaaatatagagagcaaaaggtggaagtaaagcgcaaggtacgtgaggcaaagagggcagctgacctgaggtggggtcagggactgggtcagtcatatgaagagaataagaagaagttttggaaagaagtgaagagagtaaggaaggccggcgcaagaattgaagagacagtcaaagatggaaatggaaggttgttaaaaggagaggaggcaaggcaaaggtgggcggaatattttgaaagtttgctgaatgttgaggatgatagggaggcagatataattgctgttccaggtgttgaggtgccagtgatgggagatgagaatgagagagagattacaatagaggaagtgaggagagcactagatgaaacgagagtaggaaaagcatcgggtatggatggtgtgaaagctgagatgttgaaggaagggggtgtgactgcacttcaatggttggtgagattgtttaatgtgtgttttgtgttgtcaatggtaccagtagattgggtctgtgcatgtattttaccactatataagggtaagggagatgtgcatgagtgttgtaattcaagaggtattagtttgttgagtgtagttggaaaagtgtatggtagaatactgattaataggattaaggataaaacagaaaatgcaatcttggaagtacagggtggttttagaagaggtaggggttgtatgaatcagatttttacagttaggcagatatgcgagaaatatttagcaaaaggtaaggaggtgtatgttgcgtttatggatctggagaaagcatttgatagagttgatagggaagcaatgtggaatgtgatgaggttatatggagttggtggaaggttgttgcaagcagtgaaaagtttctacaaaagtagtaaagcatgtgttagaataggaaatgaagtgagcgattagtttccggtgagagtggggctgagacagggatgtgtgatgtcaccatggttgtttaacttgtatgttgatggagtggtgagagaggtgaatgctcgagtgcttggacgaggattaaaactggtaggcgaaaatgatcatgaatgggaggtaaatcagttgttgtttgcggatgatactgtactggtagcagacacagaagagaagcttgaccgactagtgacagaatttggaagggtgtgtgagagaaggaagttgagagttaatgtgggtaagagtaaggttatgagatgtacgagaagggaaggtggggcaaggttgaatgtcatgttgaatggagagttacttgaggaggtggatcagtttaagtacttggggtctgttgttgcagcaaatggtggagtggaagcagatgtacgtcagagagtgaatgaaggttgcaaagtgttgggggcagttaagggagtagtaaaaaatagaggattaggcatgaatgtaaagagagttctctatgagaaagtgattgtaccaactgtgatgtatggattggagttgtggggaatgaaagtgatggagagacagaaattgaatgtgtttgagatgaagtgtctgaggagtatggctggtgtatctcgagtagatagggttaggaacgaagtggtgagggtgagaacgggtgtaagaaatgagttagcggctagagtggatatgaatgtgttgaggtggtttggccatgttgagagaatggaaaatggctgtctgctaaagaaggtgatgaatgcaagagttgatgggagaagtacaagaggaaggccaaggtttgggtggatggatggtgtgaagaaagctctgggtgataggaggatagatgtgagagaggcaagagagcgtgctagaaataggaatgaatggcgagcgattgtgacgcagttccggtaggccctgctgcttcctccggtgccttagatgaccgcggaggtagcagcagtaggggactcagcagtatgaagcttcatctgtggtggaaatgtgggaggttgggccgtggcaccctagcagtaccagctgaactcggctgagtccctggttaggctggaggaacgtagagagtagaggtcccctttttgttttgtttcatgttgttgtcggctaccccccaaaattgggggaagtgcctttggtagatgtatgtgtatgtatgtatttcaagagaaaggggataatgaaactatgacaaccatgtatttcatagtatcaataggagcggagagagacgcacaagtaataaaatagaaattttatttcacaattgcaggatatagtaacaataaatgcaataaaagatgtaaagttaatttacaaataaattataatgtatatagcaatgagaagacttcgctcttgaatctgaaagaaaatttcaaattattagaaagcacaagtttcataggaacgtcagtctttaataaggaaaaaacacatcatgctctaggcatgtggcactcatctgacgactatgacatttcaccttgtaaagaacagtctatgagaaacactaagtgtccatgaaatcactacgtatcacacgagggtcaacataggcacccgaagagttaaagtcccaagtaactcactgttctatgcagagttaactgcaggtttcataacactacctgcggctaccacgaaatgtttgacttcatgcacttgcttcgcgtagtgcttgaagaaaacgcgcgaagatttccatcctgtgaagctcttgaggctttcgaaatccatgctctggagaaaattcagagacgacgcgacttctctaggattgtgacctgcgggtgtactgtcaggatccgctctgtgaatgaagtaggtgattttcgctcttagttgtttcagtgacaggtcgctacccgatgtttctcctttgaagagttggcctccaccaaagtctgaagttctccgaagatagaccttgaggctctctaccggacatagagaggcatcttctttcagggggcagattctccaagggccccatctcttggtgggtagttcatttttcgcgagaaacgttggatccgggaagagggtaaggtctcctgagtctgtaaacaggatatgacccttgtctcttgataatgccactatttcgctgactcgggctcctgaggcaagagcaaaaagaaatataactttttgagtcagatctttgagagggcacaaatcgttgtccaagttggaggcaaaatggagcaccttgtccagggaccaggaggtaggttttggcggaggtgctgggcgtagacgagcgcatgccttcggcagtttattgaagatatcgctggacagatcaatctggaaggcctacagtagtggtctagtcaaggccaatttgcagGTAGAAAACGTGTtagctgctaagccctgtccatgaaggtgaatgaagaaggacatgcaaaaatcaatggtgatttccgtagaattttttgccttgacgaatgagacccactttctccaggatgattcatattgccgtcgtgtggattcggtcttgtattcctcgaggaaatctagacttttcttcgagatcccaaaccttttcttcgcggttagggagagaaaatcatgagatgaaggtccctgactttcgatgatgaagcgaagacagtcgacttctgtacttgctgggagagaactgggcccgggagagggatcagcgtgggctgcagctccaggaccagggggtaccaattgctccggggccacctgGGAGCCACcagggccactgtccctttgaaggttctcagcttggagaggactttcagcagaaggttggtgggagggaacaggtagatcctggactatctgttccaatccagtgacatggcgtccactgcttctgccttggggtcctcgtacggggccacataacgaggaagttgattgttgtcgctcgttgcgaagagagcgatctgcagttccgggacttggtgagagatgaaggaaaacgatcttgcgtctagagaccattccgactctatcgggcttgtccgagatagagcgtccgccgtcatgttgcggaatccttgtaggtgaactgcagacaggtgccatttcttcttctctgccaggcggaagat belongs to Palaemon carinicauda isolate YSFRI2023 chromosome 17, ASM3689809v2, whole genome shotgun sequence and includes:
- the LOC137656014 gene encoding uncharacterized protein codes for the protein MRSFCKDYQDKKKEKKMVSIIRKMSGAIILCIALLVGGINTPAVLAVINNILYHSVGEVTEGISDTFALYDGVPKIRCLAICSEKECPIVAWGAGSRGSGHCRVLSGAAVSTNIAITLSATAGTLTVYVPISSTLTFVQKPYALLLHIAGSYSWSQMRMNCRNKGIGLYTPMSSSIIGDLFGTYGNFWTGTNDNDVEGTFRSEDGTTFDVPGSLWCSSQPNNDGIGGQDCVAAESNDCYNDRKCSYTYTGLCIVGK